The sequence ACAAGACATGAGCACCTTCTCTCCAATTAATCCAGGTACAATACCACTATCCGGCCCAATAATCGGCCCAACATTCAGCCCAATAGTTATAGGAAACTTTTCACAAAGATTTGGCACAATCCCCACCGTTTCCTTGCCACGACAAGGGTCTACAGAGACCAACGGTTCACTCCTGGAGTCCAACTTCAACAACTCTAAACTGGGAGTATAATCAGATGTCTTTCTTTCCAAATTCAAAAGAGACTTACCCTTATTACCCAAACTAGAACTTCCTCGAATCTCCTCACCTGGCCATTCCTTGGGAACCCAACGCTTCAACAAAGGCTGGTCCTTCCCAACCCGAGGTCGAGATGTCCCTATCACCAACCGCCTCGAGTCGCGAGTCGCCAAGGTCGCCTCTCTCTTCCCAGTACCGCCCAGCGTAGCTACCGTCGACGGCCTAGGGCTAGGAGAGTTTCCCGTCAACCGCAACACGcccgtgttgggttttatgccctaaataaaactcatttcatataatcagatttacttattaataaatatcagaaataacattttatgttgcatggttcacatgatttatttcatgattatatgtatatattgtatgaattctttttaagtccagaacatatgagttggttaaagattatagtgttgtcagcacagtggaatataatctttattatatgttcaaaagtttattccctgatttgtcagaacactggatttagactgacatggtataatcagcgataggtattcttacaccttggaaaagtgttatgtcctttccaggacattggcaaagtttaccagtatcggatgtatggagtatacatcggaagggaccgatattgaactttgattagatatgttgaaatttaccgtaatatctattcaattcaatatcaactgttgatcctagatcacatgatcgaaatcctgatatggttaggctcaatttcaagagtgttactcgtgttctttgatttgttagttaagcctagttttgtatcagggtgatacgtacattttgggaacacggtaatgcaattgagtgggagcgctaacataaatatggaatctatagcttctatttggcaaatagaagtaaaggatgatttccttcgagcttaaccaaacgaagataaatggtggagatctcatttcacttaggtgaaatatcatttatacagggttaagtgttttaaggataaaatacattgtagggtgttacggtaatttaatccatgtacagtgtaaatcatctatatagaggatcattgatcacattagggttataacaatggataactaatggcgtgtctatatcgtggaacatatagagcgtttctatatgactgagagtgcaattccaagttctaagtgtggattcaatgaggaattaataagttagggaatttacttggtaaattcggttcgacttattggaagctcggttatatagacccatggtccccatactagttgaggccatactgcttgtaagactcagttaattgattttaatcaatcaattataattctaaaagttagactatgtctactttatgaattctcacagtttaaggatgaaattgtaaataaaagggtttctaggtttaattattaattaagagactttgtatgtctaattaataattattttaaatgacaatattatttaataatctattttagttattaaacaattagttttggcatttaaatgattagaattggaaaaatggcatttttggagaaattgaaataaaattgaggaaactgcaaaatccaagtgaggcccatattccctttatggccgagcactccctttgtgttttccaattattatttttattttttaattgtcatgtaattgctaatcaaagcctagctataatagtaaagtggtggatcacactaaataaggcagttaatcaattacacagtaaaagaggaaactgttttatttggaaagttgtgctctcccttctccctatataaagcaacctttgtgtctcttctcttgcatgctatcagccacgaaattgagagagaaaaatagagagaaatttcgaaatccttgtgagatgagtagtgcccacacacatcaagtggtatctcaatcatagtatggaagactatggaatttctgcatcaaagaaagagaaaaaaaaatccaggttcagatcttggtgatgctctcctacagaaaggaatcaagggctagagatctgaacggaaggagtcatattattccgctgcacccactgtaaggttttctaactttatatgtgtttattttcattgttttagaattcatattcggttgttaatccaacatacttgttagtaaatctagatcctggtaaaataatttccaacagcccGAACCAGTCCCTGGTCTCACCCCCCTTCCTTTGATGACCAAGACAAACACAGAAATAGCAGAAAATGCCAATCTCTTCAAACTTAAATTGAAACCAACGTTTAACTCCAGAAGCCAGATCAAAAAGCAACCCGAGATCAACGGTCTTTCAATTTTCGGTTACTGCTTCTGAGTTTTGGCCCTTCAAAACAAATATATTCCTGGATCTTTCAAAGCCTGTAAAAAACAATTATCTCTATTCTCAATAGAAACTTTCATCAACTCGGTGACTCGTTGACGAGTGACTCAGTTTATCACCATGAACAGACACTCTCACACTTCACTCTCATTTCAGAGCACTCTCATCTTAACTCACAGTCTTTCTCTCTCACTCACATCTCGCAGCAATCTCAGCACTCACACTCTCATCTCACAGCACTCTCATCTCAACTCACAGTCTCTCTCTCAACTCTCATCTCATCTCACAGCGAGCATTGGCTTCACTAAGCTGCTCGATGGTGTTAAATGCCTCCATGATCACAACAATATATTAAACTTATGCAAgagtaatatattattaaatcaatatatatatatatctgctCTGTCACAAATATGATTATAAATTTGTGTTCTAGGGAAATTGTgaaattttgtatatattatatattaagtaAATTGAGATCAAGCCATGCTTGAAAGTTGAAACAGTATATACACCTATACatgtaatatttattggaaggaaagacaaaaaaaaaaaagagtaggtACATTTGAAATGAATGAAAGAAATTTAGGGTAAATTATAAATTGTGTTTAGTTGACTATAGAGCAAATCCTTCTTATTTGTCCAGCTGAACCAGTGAGAGGTTGAATATCACCCATTTTGATCATGGCAGATGCAAAATCAGCCCTAAAAGTCTTAGGGCTTTTGCTGTACTCAGTTACAATGGCATCAGTGGATCCACCACTGAAGAGTACTTGGTCAGACTCAAGAAGGCCTTTCTTTTGAATCAAATTCTTGAAGTAATTGGCATCAAACGAGTTGGGAGTCACCAAATCAAGTGCAGCCAACATGGCGTCCGCTTTAGGTGAGCTAACAGCTGGACACCGGCGTTGGCGGGTTCTAGCAAAGTTAGCATCAATATCGCTCTTAGTGTCGTATATTCTTGAGCGAAATAGGCCACACTGGGCTTGTCCAATTGTATGGGAGCCTGATAGAGCAACCATGTCTCTGGCATTAAggccttttttttcaaataagcTGATGAGATTATCAAGAGTGGCTGTGAATAGAGGAAGATCTTTTTCAGCTCGAGATTTGCTTGCTGTGGTTGAGTCTCTTCTTCCAAGCTTCACATCCCATGATGGACCGCTTACCGCAACAGTTGCGTCTCTTGCCGCAATGGCAAGTATATCAGCACAAGAAACAACTCCTGGGCAAATCTTCTCCACCGCTGACTTGGCATCTTCAATCACATTGAAACCTCTTACAGAATCCTTATTTTGAAGAGCGTTTTGCTCACTTTCAATAGAATCCGAATCATTCAGTAAAATGGATGCATCACAACCCTGCAAAATAATACGTACAAATATAtaacattaattatatatatagagagagtaGAAGGAAATGAAAGACTTagcatgttatatatatatattattacgtGAACAAAGCAGTCATGAAAGTGAAGTCGAATGAGAGAAGCTGCCATGCGGCGTTCGCGTGAAACAGCTCGCGTGATGGAAGATCGGATGGTTGACAGAGCTTTTGGACAACTTTCATCGTAGAATTTCGATGAAGACAGTTCTCCACCTATGCATGTTGTTGTTCTACTGCTTACTACAACCAACAATATTAATGTCAATAATACATGCATGATTCTTCTCTTTAATGTATTAATGTAACTATTGAGAAAATTGTTATTGGAAAatagtaataaatatatatggaaTCGATATATGAGAGatgattaattaatataatagacGTGTTTTGTGATTGTGGTGAATGATAATGAAAGATTAAAGTGCTAGAGTTCATCATTTTATAGCAAATAACACGTACATATAACTAGTTGTGTGCATTATTATGGAAAGTCTACTTTGATCAATTTGTGATATTTGGATGACCAATTATACATTGTCGGCTTTGGTTGCTTGCCAGCTAGCTAGCTAGCTAACCAAGAAAGAATATACTATAATGTATATGGCAGAGTACTTGTTTAACAAAAAGAAGAACAGATTACAAGTCCAAAGAGGAATATATAGATTTATTGACtctttcatattatataataagtTTTGTTCATAATTTAGATATATGCTAGTATATATAATGGCTTGTGTGGAATTATagtatgttagacttttatttgtattaaataaaaattgattgcATCTcacatacacataatatatatgccAGTTGGCATTTGacattttatatatagattAGGGCCAGCAGCCAAAATATCATACTTGCTTTTGGTGTAGATTGTTTGTTAGTACATAGTTTACCATGTTTTCACATTTTTCAtacataattacatatatacattcatacacaacacaacacaacaAATTTATATGTACGCGTATTGACAATTTGGCTTGTGACACTTCCGGTTCTAAGATTTATTCTTCAAATGGTATACATCACTTTGAAACTTTTTCCCAACTTTTATTATTACTACttacaaaaaaatttacttttataaAAAACTTGTggctaattatatataaattatttgttattatgaaaAGGTCTGTAACAaaaaatattagtcacaaaaattataatttgttgtaactaaatgtgtttttaaccacaatatttgttgtgactataactaaattagtgacaacttatatctaaatattatatttttatcactaGTAATTTGTtgctgtgactaaaagtcacatttaataTCACAAAAAGTTTATATTGTAATTAAAAGATTGTCACTATAAAGTAACAATTTTTTAGAAAGAGTATGCTCCAAACAACGTACTTTATTTTGCAAATTATTAAGGTACAATAAAGCCCTACAAAGGAATTCTTTTAGTTTACTAATAAGATTCATATTATGGAAAAAGTAAGGTGATAAATGATGGACTCCAAAAGATATATCCAAATAAAAGAACTCGTATTCAAAAAGCGTATGGGAAGAAAAAAGTCGATGCATGAAAGTAAAATGAAGAATGTGATAAATTTATAGGtgtaacgtcctcgcttcaagcTTTTATTGGGTCCATACCCCCACAGAATGATAattcttatacacgagtacgtcactatggctgcttcatggactgacgactggccTTACAGATCCACtcgaggtcacccatcctaaattGTCCCAgatcaagcacgcttaatcgtGGAGTtatttcgtgatgggctaccgaaaaacaagatgcaccttgttgatataggtagtaccaatcaatccatttaagctctcttcaattgtgcagtcccatacctacacagtcttagaatcatcctacatgaccttccccaggccagtgtgggattgcacaacttactcagtattttcccttacggatcacgagactgctgactgtcacaatcaccccccttacgaggttcgacgtcctcgtcgaccacacttctggCTGGGTCAAGACTCTGATACtattt is a genomic window of Cannabis sativa cultivar Pink pepper isolate KNU-18-1 chromosome 9, ASM2916894v1, whole genome shotgun sequence containing:
- the LOC115723295 gene encoding peroxidase 5-like, encoding MHVLLTLILLVVVSSRTTTCIGGELSSSKFYDESCPKALSTIRSSITRAVSRERRMAASLIRLHFHDCFVHGCDASILLNDSDSIESEQNALQNKDSVRGFNVIEDAKSAVEKICPGVVSCADILAIAARDATVAVSGPSWDVKLGRRDSTTASKSRAEKDLPLFTATLDNLISLFEKKGLNARDMVALSGSHTIGQAQCGLFRSRIYDTKSDIDANFARTRQRRCPAVSSPKADAMLAALDLVTPNSFDANYFKNLIQKKGLLESDQVLFSGGSTDAIVTEYSKSPKTFRADFASAMIKMGDIQPLTGSAGQIRRICSIVN